A segment of the Serratia fonticola genome:
CCAGATTCCAACATAAAGTTATGCATGAAAATAATTGCGCCAAAGGCAACAAAGATATCTTCACCGAAGAATAACCCGACGTTATCGGTAGCGGCAGACATCGCCCGCAAGCGATAACGCACCCGCTCGGGCAGTTCGCCATGGCGGTTTTCCGTCGCTCCTTCCGCCATCGGTGCCAGTAACGGGCGCACCATCTGCGGATGGCCCCCCAGGCTGGTCAGACCCATGGCTGCCGTCACTTCACGCACAAACAGGTAGACGATCAGCAGACGCCCGGCGGTGGCACTTTTGATTTTGGCAATCCACGCCTGCGCGCGCTCTTTCAATCCATGACGTTCCAGCAGGCCGATAACGGCCAGTGGCAACAGCAGGATCAGCGGTAAATTGCGGGTATTGAGAAACCCCTCGCCGAGCTTTTCCAAAATGACATCCAACGGCATCAGCGCCGCCAGCCCGGTGATAATACCGGCGACGATCACCACCAGCACCGGGTTAAAACGTAAGACAAATCCAACCACAATGACGGCAATGCCAATCAGTGGCCAGAGGTTTACTGCCTGTTCCATATGCACATCCCTCTCTGCCCCTCTGTTTTTCGAGCAACAGCTCAAAACTCATCGGGTAATGTTGTGTTTGCTGTAATAATTATTTTTTATTCTGCACTGACGCTAATCTTGTTCTTTGCAAAACTTTCTCGTAGTTTGCGAGCATAAGCCAACGCATGTTCGCCGTCGCCATGTAAGCAAACCGTCTCGGCCTGAACGGCGGCCCAGGTGCCTTCAAGGGTGCGAACCCGGTGATGGCGCACCATCTCCAGTGTCTGTTCCAGTGCTTGCTCATCGCTGGTGATCAATGCTCCCGGTTGCCCACGGGGAACCAAGGTGCCATTGGCCTGATAAGCGCGATCGGCAAAAACCTCCTGCCGCGTCATCAACCCCAGTCTTTCACCGGCCCGGATCAACTCGCTGCCCGCCAACCCTACCAGGCGCAGCGCCGGATCCACCGCCAAAACGGCACGCGCAATGGCATC
Coding sequences within it:
- a CDS encoding DUF969 domain-containing protein — encoded protein: MEQAVNLWPLIGIAVIVVGFVLRFNPVLVVIVAGIITGLAALMPLDVILEKLGEGFLNTRNLPLILLLPLAVIGLLERHGLKERAQAWIAKIKSATAGRLLIVYLFVREVTAAMGLTSLGGHPQMVRPLLAPMAEGATENRHGELPERVRYRLRAMSAATDNVGLFFGEDIFVAFGAIIFMHNFMLESGGIQTEPLHIALWGIPTAIFAFLIHAFRLYRMDKQLTAELSKLNQAALQAKGDGQ
- the pxpA gene encoding 5-oxoprolinase subunit PxpA; this encodes MIVDLNADLGEGCANDEALLQLVSSANIACGFHAGDAQTMRQSVRWAMQYGVAIGAHPSFPDRENFGRTHMQLPSETVFAQMVYQLGALAAITRAEGGTMVHVKPHGMLYNQAAVEPALADAIARAVLAVDPALRLVGLAGSELIRAGERLGLMTRQEVFADRAYQANGTLVPRGQPGALITSDEQALEQTLEMVRHHRVRTLEGTWAAVQAETVCLHGDGEHALAYARKLRESFAKNKISVSAE